Proteins from a single region of Hordeum vulgare subsp. vulgare chromosome 6H, MorexV3_pseudomolecules_assembly, whole genome shotgun sequence:
- the LOC123402926 gene encoding BRAP2 RING ZnF UBP domain-containing protein 2, which yields MANAGDPASLPPSASPSSSICPLESVPFSSGNPRIEETRGVVLLHPDPPAVAAAASSSSSHLPVERTPRVFVPAVPNHMTYADFCRFCGSFVPHMLEMRIFRIDGAEDQYSVLIKFDTLSSTDSFYKHFNGKQFSSLEGDVSRVRFVEEVHYTQSIEHAHSSITSSAEQPTCPVCLERLDQDPGGILTTICNHSFHCSCISKWTDSSCPVCRYCQQQPEKSMCSVCGTSENLWICVICGNVGCGRYKGGHAIEHWKETEHCYSLELETQKVWDYAGDNYVHRLIQSKTDGKLVEYNCYGGHEADGICSICSGDAGMDEALLNSKVEAIVEEYNDLLTSQLDKQRNYYESLLSEVKEENEKQISAATSKAVNVMKLQKLQAKLDKCLEEKSFLDNINANLVKNQEMWIERVREVQEREQVALKLKDEKIEKLEAELRDLIAHIECQNAVAAAPGSISSDIQGGTILPGLYEPSSSDSPVRATKDRKRN from the exons ATGGCGAACGCCGGCGATCCCGCCTCCCTCCCCCCTTCCGCCTCTCCCTCCTCATCCATCTGCCCGCTCGAGTCGGTCCCCTTCTCCTCCGGGAACCCCCGCATCGAGGAGACCCGcggcgtcgtcctcctccaccccgacccacccgccgtcgccgccgccgcctcctcctcgtcatctcaTCTTCCG GTAGAGAGGACGCCGCGGGTGTTCGTGCCTGCGGTGCCCAACCACATGACCTACGCGGACTTCTGCCGCTTCTGCGGCTCCTTCGTCCCCCACATGCTCGAGATGCGCATCTTCAG GATTGACGGAGCTGAGGACCAGTATAGTGTTCTCATAAAGTTCGACACTCTGAGCTCCACCGATAGCTTCTACAAGCACTTCAATGGAAAGCAGTTCTCATCACTGGAG GGTGATGTTTCTCGTGTACGTTTCGTGGAAGAAGTGCACTACACTCAATCGATCGAGCATGCTCATAGCTCGATTACGAGCTCAGCTGAGCAGCCTACCTGCCCAGTGTGTCTAG AGCGTCTTGACCAAGATCCTGGAGGCATTCTTACTACAATATGCAACCATTCTTTCCACTGTTCATGCATATCAAAATGGACAGACTCTTCGTGCCCA GTTTGTAGGTATTGTCAGCAGCAACCTGAGAAATCAATGTGTTCTGTTTGTGGAACTTCGGAAAATCTTTGGATTTGTGTAATCTGTGGTAATGTTGGCTGCGGAAG GTACAAAGGTGGTCATGCTATTGAACACTGGAAAGAAACTGAACACTGCTATTCACTTGAATTAGAAACACAGAAGGTTTGGGATTATGCTGGTGACAACTATGTCCATCGTTTGATTCAGTCTAAAACAGATGGTAAACTGGTTGAGTACAATTGCTATGGTGGTCATGAAGCAGATGGTATCTGTTCGATATGCAGTGGTGATGCAGGAATGGATGAAGCTCTACTAAACAGTAAAGTTGAAGCT ATTGTTGAAGAGTACAATGATCTCCTCACGTCTCAGCTTGACAAACAAAGAAAT TACTATGAGTCACTTTTGTCAGAAGTCAAAGAGGAGAATGAGAAACAAATTTCTGCAGCCACTTCGAAAGCTGTGAACGTGATGAAACTCCAAAAGTTACAGGCAAAGCTTGATAAGTGCCTTGAAGAGAAAAGTTTTCTTGATAAT ATCAATGCCAATCTTGTGAAAAATCAGGAGATGTGGATAGAAAGGGTTCGGGAAGTCCAAGAAAG GGAACAAGTTGCACTTAAATTGAAAGATGAGAAGATTGAGAAGCTGGAGGCAGAG CTAAGAGATTTGATAGCCCATATCGAGTGCCAAAACGCTGTGGCAGCAGCTCCTGGATCAATCTCAAGTGATATACAAGGGGGCACAATTCTTCCGGGACTGTATGAACCATCCTCGAGTGACAGCCCTGTTCGTGCCACAAAGGACAGGAAGCGGAATTGA